One window of Medicago truncatula cultivar Jemalong A17 chromosome 2, MtrunA17r5.0-ANR, whole genome shotgun sequence genomic DNA carries:
- the LOC25480364 gene encoding agamous-like MADS-box protein AGL62: MLSGRKGRGCQKIEMKKMSNKSNLQVTLSKRRRGLFKKVNELCTLCGVDVALVVFSPSEKVFSFGHPNVDTVIDRYLSGVPPQNNSTMEFIEAHHSAKVCELNAELIQINNTLDEEKKSDDELSLLCKAFKAQFWWACPIGGMNRAQLELFKKILVELKKLVAQYVHRSAIQGTSSQTFSFFAGNDLSSNIPLHYQPNPQQTEMFPPQFFHYPILQSHLFGFNNMREGGYGPPRFY; this comes from the coding sequence ATGTTGAGTGGAAGGAAAGGTCGTGGTTGCCAAAAGATCGAGATGAAAAAGATGAGCAACAAGAGTAACCTTCAAGTGACTTTGTCAAAGCGTCGTAGGGGACTCTTTAAGAAAGTCAATGAGCTTTGCACCCTTTGTGGTGTAGATGTTGCTCTCGTTGTATTCTCACCTAGTGAAAAAGTATTTTCTTTCGGTCATCCAAATGTTGATACGGTTATAGATCGCTATCTCTCTGGGGTCCCACCACAAAACAACAGCACCATGGAATTCATTGAGGCTCACCATAGTGCCAAAGTGTGTGAGCTTAATGCTGAGTTGATTCAAATCAATAACACACTGGACGAGGAGAAAAAGAGTGATGATGAGTTGAGCCTTTTGTGCAAGGCGTTCAAGGCTCAATTTTGGTGGGCTTGTCCAATTGGTGGGATGAATAGGGCTCAACTTGAATTATTCAAGAAGATTTTAGTGGAGCTTAAGAAACTTGTTGCTCAATATGTTCATAGGAGTGCAATTCAGGGTACTTCTTCtcaaactttttcattttttgctgGTAATGATTTATCCTCTAACATCCCTCTCCATTATCAGCCAAATCCTCAACAAACTGAAATGTTTCCACCACAATTTTTTCATTACCCTATATTGCAATCTCATTTGTTTGGCTTCAACAATATGAGAGAAGGAGGATATGGACCCCCCAGATTCTATTGA
- the LOC25480366 gene encoding agamous-like MADS-box protein AGL62: MSSGKKGRGRQKIEMKKMSDESNLQVTFSKCRSGLFKKAGEICTLCGADAALVVFSPSGKLFSFGHPNLDTVIYCYLSLVPPQNNGTMQFIEANRNANVRELNAQLTQINNMMHAEKKIGDELSNLRKEMGAKLIHTNKFLKARQRIKLLFERRYDGQRKKIIKVTWPCALMVAF, translated from the coding sequence ATGTCGAGCGGAAAGAAAGGCCGGGGTCGCCAAAAGATCGAGATGAAAAAGATGAGTGACGAGAGCAACTTGCAAGTTACTTTCTCAAAGTGCCGTAGCGGGCTCTTCAAGAAAGCCGGTGAGATTTGCACCCTTTGTGGTGCAGATGCTGCTCTTGTTGTATTCTCACCTAGTGGAAAGCTATTTTCCTTTGGTCACCCCAATCTTGATACGGTCATATACTGTTATCTTTCCCTCGTCCCACCCCAAAACAATGGCACTATGCAATTCATTGAGGCTAACCGCAATGCCAACGTGCGCGAACTCAATGCTCAGTTGACTCAAATCAATAACATGATGCATGCCGAGAAGAAAATTGGTGATGAGCTGAGCAATTTGCGCAAGGAAATGGGGGCTAAGTTAATACATACTAACAAATTTTTGAAAGCTCGACAAAGGATCAAATTACTTTTTGAACGAAGATATGATgggcaaagaaaaaaaataataaaagttacTTGGCCGTGTGCTTTAATGGTGGCTTTCTGA